The following proteins are co-located in the Heliorestis convoluta genome:
- a CDS encoding glycerol dehydrogenase gives MAKILIAPGRYVQGPGVLKEAGEQLKGFGKKLFICGDAFTINLTQDTLNQSVQAAGLEPSYEQFNGECSFNEIERLIGKAQDLRADVIVAVGGGKVIDAGKAVAMKMGLPVAVIPTIAATDAPCSALSVIYTEEGVVEHYLITPANPNLVLVDTAIIAKAPVRFLVAGMGDALATWFEADSASRTNSKNMPGGLTTVTALSLARLSYDTLLEYGEMAKEAVQAGAVTEAVDRIVEANTLLSGLGFESGGLAAAHAIHDGLTVLEETHHYYHGEKVSFGVLTHIVLEGRRPDQIEEVLDFCSRVGLPVTLAEIGVTDPTPEKIRAVAEKACAKGSSIYNMPVPISVQAVEDAILGADAIGRAFKKKFGV, from the coding sequence ATGGCAAAGATCTTGATCGCACCAGGTCGCTATGTGCAGGGACCAGGTGTGCTTAAAGAAGCAGGGGAGCAGCTAAAAGGTTTTGGTAAAAAGCTCTTTATTTGTGGTGATGCTTTTACAATTAATCTGACCCAGGACACCTTGAATCAATCTGTGCAAGCGGCTGGTCTGGAACCTTCCTATGAGCAATTTAATGGAGAATGTTCTTTTAATGAGATTGAACGATTAATCGGAAAAGCGCAGGATCTCCGAGCCGATGTTATCGTTGCTGTCGGTGGTGGAAAAGTCATTGACGCAGGCAAAGCTGTAGCGATGAAGATGGGTCTTCCTGTGGCAGTCATTCCTACGATTGCAGCGACTGATGCGCCTTGTAGTGCCTTGTCTGTTATCTATACAGAAGAAGGTGTTGTTGAGCATTACCTGATTACACCGGCAAACCCCAATCTAGTTCTTGTTGATACAGCGATTATTGCCAAGGCGCCAGTCCGCTTTTTGGTAGCTGGCATGGGAGATGCGCTAGCTACTTGGTTTGAAGCTGATTCTGCTTCACGAACCAACTCTAAAAATATGCCCGGTGGACTTACTACAGTTACAGCGTTAAGCCTTGCTCGCCTTAGCTATGACACTTTATTGGAGTATGGTGAAATGGCCAAAGAAGCGGTACAAGCTGGTGCGGTCACCGAGGCAGTAGATCGTATTGTTGAAGCCAACACGTTACTCAGTGGTTTAGGCTTTGAAAGTGGCGGGTTAGCGGCTGCCCACGCCATTCACGATGGTTTAACTGTTTTAGAAGAGACCCACCACTACTATCATGGTGAAAAAGTCTCTTTTGGTGTATTAACGCACATTGTATTAGAAGGTCGTAGACCCGATCAAATTGAGGAGGTTCTCGACTTCTGTTCGCGAGTAGGACTTCCAGTGACACTTGCTGAAATTGGTGTGACGGATCCAACACCAGAAAAAATAAGAGCTGTCGCTGAAAAAGCTTGCGCAAAAGGATCGAGCATTTATAACATGCCTGTACCGATATCCGTTCAAGCTGTAGAAGATGCGATTTTAGGTGCTGATGCCATAGGACGAGCATTTAAGAAAAAGTTCGGGGTTTAA